In a genomic window of Trichoderma atroviride chromosome 4, complete sequence:
- a CDS encoding uncharacterized protein (EggNog:ENOG41) codes for MPSIKYEAKVASGATPFYGQLVVSNLHYDDDSAVTINDFFGTVFKSPARLGKNDIVVGTNPWQEVTPDVTVNQIGDSTFLVIVRLEFKGPYTFNLSDTISFGINGDLTDDPDFYQNSFSFEADQMPYATGIVEIHVPPAPTPALASSKLSIVLQSKFAKFPFNLPLVGTILENIPPGDYNVSVMDLATEDQTTVADTQASPTFLDVNIGEYTGVSITFGPVSKYSALDLGFGDIPPLQGETFHVQLLIDGAPFTDFYSSTNHTTPVRRLPETGSFAVIVDNITLNNVDYTFRVWNEGLPRKLFTIIYREDDVKSSPIDISGFVQLPIVIESDFEVDQDILIRLTSDDLIYTEKVPAQAGTTPFSVLVAPGEYSIRSASFVNSGTVYVVETATNITVLPDSSTELNLKLLKGASLQVKGFPDQLSFGAIADLTPDNAKDLVAARVSSIFKYAGTDGAGDKEKFLDNDSSTSRTIQLALEVENELADGSKVLPVMISYTCNLSQGDIYEQLRRKDWLTHSFANLILALNIAKSAVDEDHPVPAGFIVNPDFLGEGQKANLVDYGVPVREPLQDALDHWQIEAEIPDSIVDTFAGYTHAVNWLIRTVAPSVTFGWQVNIWGGGTSTWIYNTGSDDDGGSDNNEPYAEANKLAEYIKSLGTYDGEYAPDFLAIDRYEADDWTLRAYSNGYFYGPYEWRRFYDFVRDVSISLQVPVMPWQIPASRAPLVADIVSSEYDSEHWGTGGSYLLGDVDINSDYQNINPTVLSLKLDSSLIKADTAAEVWRRGEPFDLSQPAYQDFPLRGIFTVLLGGGSTTGVISTVGNAGPWVTDRLSAYADDPIKFDDTSSDGSNTKAKCRQSTGTQWWSRLWEEWRRTGNARV; via the coding sequence ATGCCTTCTATCAAATACGAAGCAAAGGTTGCCTCGGGTGCGACCCCATTTTACGGCCAATTGGTTGTCTCCAATCTTCACTATGACGATGACTCAGCAGTGACCATCAATGACTTCTTTGGCACTGTCTTCAAGTCGCCTGCTAGACTTGGAAAAAACGATATCGTTGTGGGGACCAACCCCTGGCAGGAAGTCACACCAGACGTCACGGTCAATCAGATTGGCGATTCGACCTTTCTCGTCATAGTGAGGCTTGAATTCAAGGGTCCTTATACATTCAACCTTTCTGATACCATATCATTTGGTATCAATGGTGATTTGACCGATGACCCTGATTTCTATCAGAattctttttccttcgaGGCCGATCAGATGCCTTACGCAACCGGGATAGTTGAAATCCATGTCCCACCCGCTCCTACTCCTGCCCTTGCATCTAGCAAGCTGTCTATTGTTCTCCAGTCAAAATTTGCAAAGTTTCCTTTCAATCTCCCTCTTGTGGGCACCATCTTGGAAAATATACCACCGGGCGATTACAATGTTTCAGTCATGGACCTCGCTACGGAAGACCAAACTACTGTTGCTGATACTCAGGCCTCACCCACATTCCTGGATGTCAATATTGGAGAGTATACTGGTGTCAGCATTACCTTTGGCCCCGTGTCAAAGTACAGTGCCTTAGATTTGGGTTTTGGAGACATTCCACCGCTCCAGGGAGAAACCTTTCACGTGCAGTTGCTCATTGACGGCGCGCCGTTCACAGATTTCTATAGCTCTACAAACCACACGACTCCGGTGCGACGCCTTCCGGAAACAGGATCTTTCGCAGTGATCGTTGATAATATTACTTTGAATAATGTCGATTATACGTTCCGTGTGTGGAATGAGGGTCTTCCGCGCAAGCTATTCACTATTATATACCGTGAAGATGATGTAAAGTCTTCGCCTATTGACATTTCAGGCTTTGTCCAGCTACCTATCGTCATAGAATCTGATTTTGAGGTCGACCAAGATATTCTGATACGCCTCACCTCGGATGATTTGATCTATACCGAAAAGGTCCCTGCTCAAGCTGGCACTACGCCGTTCTCCGTGCTGGTAGCTCCAGGAGAGTACTCGATTCGTAGCGCAAGCTTTGTCAACAGTGGAACAGTGTATGTGGTTGAAACCGCAACCAATATTACTGTATTACCAGATAGTAGCACGGAGCTCAACCTTAAGCTGCTGAAGGGAGCTTCGCTTCAAGTCAAAGGCTTTCCTGACCAGTTGAGCTTCGGTGCCATCGCTGATTTGACACCTGACAATGCTAAAGATCTTGTTGCGGCTCGAGTGTCGTCCATCTTCAAGTACGCCGGCACTGATGGCGCCGGAGACAAGGAAAAGTTCTTGGACAATGACTCTTCCACTAGCAGAACAATCCAACTTGCGCTCGAGGTTGAAAATGAGCTCGCAGATGGCAGTAAAGTTTTGCCAGTAATGATCTCCTATACCTGCAATCTCTCTCAAGGAGACATATATGAGCAGCTTCGAAGAAAAGATTGGCTGACCCACAGCTTTGCAAATCTGATCTTGGCTCTCAACATTGCGAAAAGTGCAGTTGATGAGGACCACCCAGTACCGGCTGGTTTCATTGTTAACCCCGACTTCTTGGGAGAAGGCCAAAAGGCGAACCTCGTTGACTATGGCGTGCCGGTCAGAGAGCCATTACAAGATGCCCTTGATCACTGGCAGATCGAAGCGGAGATTCCTGACTCCATTGTCGATACCTTTGCAGGGTATACTCATGCCGTCAACTGGCTTATCCGAACAGTGGCCCCCAGCGTTACTTTTGGCTGGCAAGTTAATATTTGGGGCGGCGGTACTTCCACCTGGATTTACAACACTGGCTCGGATGACGACGGTGGTTCGGATAACAATGAGCCATACGCCGAAGCAAATAAACTTGCAGAGTACATCAAGTCGCTCGGCACTTATGACGGCGAGTATGCGCCCGATTTCCTTGCTATAGACCGCTACGAAGCCGATGACTGGACTCTGCGTGCCTATAGCAACGGCTATTTCTACGGCCCATACGAGTGGCGTCGCTTTTACGACTTTGTCCGAGATGTTAGTATAAGTTTGCAGGTGCCCGTGATGCCTTGGCAGATTCCTGCGAGTCGCGCACCACTGGTGGCGGATATCGTCTCGAGCGAGTATGATTCTGAGCACTGGGGTACGGGAGGCAGCTATTTATTGGGAGATGTCGATATCAACTCTGATTATCAGAACATCAATCCTACAGTCTTGTCTCTTAAGCTCGACTCTTCTCTGATCAAGGCCGATACTGCAGCCGAGGTTTGGCGGCGCGGCGAGCCGTTTGACTTGTCGCAGCCGGCGTATCAGGATTTCCCATTGCGTGGCATATTTACGGTTTTGTTGGGAGGAGGATCCACCACTGGAGTCATTTCGACGGTTGGAAATGCTGGGCCTTGGGTAACTGACAGGTTGAGTGCATACGCAGATGACCCGATCAAGTTTGATGACACTTCTTCTGATGGCTCCAATACCAAGGCTAAATGCCGTCAGTCTACAGGTACACAGTGGTGGTCGAGACTATGGGAGGAATGGCGACGCACAGGAAATGCTCGAGTTTGA
- a CDS encoding uncharacterized protein (EggNog:ENOG41): MRRIQRLGAWPGCLNSGRVASSPVLRHGLGSNNIITKTVLLSYFTPQHTTLAATRHLHVSPSTSISHKMSASLIPANPADLMVIRNVTPNVVTFSVPFARFGRIQIGGRGTLVRLTSGNLAVFSPVALTEETKAKAAELGGNVAYIVALDFEHHIFISEWAKQWPEAKIIGPEGLPEKRAKQTKDPKINDDKFAVVFTKEGKRDIRISQEFDADFDYEYVDGHANKELVFNYRPDKVLIEADLMFNLPATEQYSKVPESDRPSGFLNKIFHSVQNTSGEATWSKRFNWHLAKDRNSMSDSLKVIDQWDFTTLIPCHGDVLEGNGKDIFRKIFQWHLQGKM; this comes from the exons ATGAGACGGATTCAGCGTCTCGGTGCATGGCCCGGGTGCTTAAATAGCGGCCGCGTCGCATCGTCGCCAGTCTTGCGTCATGGACTCGGAAGCAATAACATCATCACAAAGACTGTTCTCCTCAGCTATTTCACGCCTCAACACACAACTCTAGCAGCGACACGACATCTTCACGTTTCACCCAGCACTTCAATCTCGCACAAAATGTCTGCAAGCTTGATCCCGGCCAACCCGGCTGATCTCATGGTCATCCGCAATGTCACGCCCAACGTCGTGACCTTCTCCGTGCCCTTTGCGCGATTCGGCAGAATCCAGATTGGCGGCCGTGGAACGCTAG TGAGGCTCACTTCCGGCAacctcgccgtcttctctccCGTCGCCCTCACAGAagagaccaaggccaaggccgcagAGCTGGGCGGCAACGTCGCGTACATCGTCGCGCTTGACTTTGAGCaccacatcttcatctctgaATGGGCCAAGCAGTGGCCTGAAGCCAAGATCATCGGCCCAGAGGGCCTTCCCGAGAAGCGCGCAAAGCAGACCAAGGACCCGAAAATCAACGACGACAAGTTTGCCGTCGTCTTCACAAAGGAGGGAAAGCGCGACATTCGAATCAGCCAAGAGTTTGACGCCGACTTTGACTATGAGTACGTCGATGGCCACGCCAACAAGGAGCTCGTCTTCAACTACAGGCCGGACAAGGTCCTGATCGAGGCGGATCTGATGTTCAATCTGCCGGCGACCGAGCAGTACAGCAAGGTGCCCGAGTCGGACAGGCCCAGCGGGTTCCTCAACAAAATCTTCCACAGCGTGCAGAACACCAGCGGAGAAGCCACCTGGTCCAAGCGGTTCAACTGGCATCTCGCCAAGGATCGCAACAGCATGAGCGACAGCCTGAAGGTTATTGACCAGTGGGACTTCACCACGTTGATTCCTTGCCACGGAGATGTCCTCGAGGGAAATGGAAAGGACATCTTTAGGAAGATATTCCAGTGGCACTTGCAGGGGAAGATGTAA
- a CDS encoding uncharacterized protein (EggNog:ENOG41) has product MPYPYQTDPFSRLPLSARIAIAKGMPDLASLHSFRLISSACAAVFMEPKMGAKIVELVARKNLDYMNQKVFGYIWALLQYPESNWPIPLGRPFKISPMYVTRSWLGSSTPTTESTLRILVLGKTVHEAAHRCLHTLLQRFIALRPWRPENAKCNLKNMGFWRYSPNTPFRLPPEREGQLVGINLKAAAGPLEWFEEQNVVYGAWLLALYAVVRDTPEPYIWPPPGSTAGHIKALQLEKSVRAIEMPQVLLGRLATPTAPILHRPLSTFFPWAPSCSESGCSIARKWFPGPEHLQITSRGKQFLGDARETPWSAIRAAPIGPYRALGFSIWGEYRFINMGLLTGSRDLATHFANATNVAECSDWYAWKSVLTLPQLEALKDAQYDAWVQWQQEAANRRDYM; this is encoded by the coding sequence ATGCCGTACCCATACCAAACAGATCCTTTCAGCAGGCTGCCTTTGTCGGCTCGTATCGCCATTGCAAAGGGCATGCCCGATCTGGCATCTCTGCATAGCTTTCGCCTCATTTCATCCGCGTGTGCCGCTGTGTTTATGGAACCAAAGATGGGAGCCAAAATCGTCGAATTGGTAGCCAGAAAAAACTTGGACTATATGAACCAAAAGGTATTTGGCTACATCTGGGCACTGCTGCAATACCCCGAATCAAATTGGCCGATACCCCTCGGACGGCCTTTTAAAATCTCACCAATGTATGTTACTAGAAGCTGGCTCGGTTCTTCGACGCCGACAACCGAATCTACGCTTCGCATCTTGGTATTAGGCAAGACGGTCCACGAGGCTGCTCATCGGTGCCTCCATACTCTTTTGCAACGCTTCATCGCGCTGCGACCATGGCGTCCAGAAAACGCCAAATGCAATCTCAAAAACATGGGGTTCTGGAGATATTCTCCAAACACCCCCTTCCGGCTCCCTCCAGAGCGGGAAGGCCAACTGGTTGGGATCAATCTCAAAGCGGCAGCAGGTCCGTTGGAATGGTTCGAGGAGCAGAACGTCGTCTACGGTGCCTGGCTGCTTGCTCTTTACGCTGTTGTGCGTGACACGCCTGAGCCATACATCTGGCCTCCACCTGGATCGACAGCCGGGCATATAAAAGCGTTGCAATTAGAGAAAAGCGTGAGAGCAATAGAGATGCCACAAGTGCTCTTAGGCAGGTTGGCAACGCCAACTGCGCCCATACTACATCGACCATTATCGACCTTTTTCCCATGGGCACCTTCATGTAGCGAGAGTGGCTGTTCGATAGCACGAAAGTGGTTTCCAGGTCCTGAACATCTCCAGATCACATCCAGGGGCAAGCAATTTCTGGGCGACGCGCGTGAAACGCCTTGGTCGGCGATCAGAGCCGCCCCAATCGGACCCTACCGGGCTCTCGGCTTCTCAATATGGGGAGAGTACAGGTTCATAAACATGGGCCTGCTCACTGGAAGTCGTGATCTAGCAACGCATTTTGCCAACGCCACCAACGTGGCAGAGTGCAGTGATTGGTACGCATGGAAGAGCGTGCTGACTCTGCCCCAGCTTGAAGCGTTGAAAGATGCACAGTATGATGCATGGGTACAGTGGCAGCAAGAGGCAGCAAATAGGAGAGACTACATGTAA
- a CDS encoding uncharacterized protein (EggNog:ENOG41), with protein MGSYTGEDYTKTLESISAQVRDAIGQLPHFSDLNHDETSPIFRPAGEEDLARIRELALPTQTRTVEEVIGEMNDIYSFRARVGHPRFLTAIPSVATPASWLGDILASAFNAFSGVWLGGPGIATIELELIAWLAAQIGLPASAGGIFVSGGSVANLTAMTAARDQRLKQDDRGKGIIYFSDETHFCVPKALRILGFFDHQMRKIPSDKKFSMDVAKLEEAIVADKSQGLVPFLIVANCGTTNTGAIDPMDEIADLAQEHNMWLHVDGAYGASVALSGQYRSLVAGLRRADSVAWDAHKWLFQTFGCAITLVRDRKHLAESFTLSGDYLQDTVSGEDQPNLFNYGIELTRPARHMRLWFSLRVLGADTVAQMIDHGFLVAAAAEAKLATLEHWKITSPARLSTITFRFCPEGMDEDTADQLNGIISRDALEQNIAMIQTTQVHGQTSLRVCSINPLTTVACMEQIIEQLHVIACKSALEL; from the coding sequence ATGGGTTCCTACACGGGAGAAGATTACACCAAAACGTTGGAATCTATTTCAGCTCAAGTACGAGATGCGATTGGCCAACTGCCCCATTTCAGTGATCTGAACCATGACGAGACCAGTCCAATCTTTCGCCCggccggcgaagaagacctAGCCAGAATTCGAGAGCTGGCGCTTCCAACACAAACACGCACAGTTGAAGAAGTCATTGGTGAAATGAACGACATCTATTCCTTTAGGGCGCGTGTTGGCCACCCGCGCTTCCTCACAGCAATTCCATCCGTTGCAACTCCTGCATCTTGGCTTGGTGACATTCTTGCATCCGCATTCAACGCCTTTTCTGGGGTGTGGCTGGGAGGACCTGGAATCGCAACCATTGAGCTAGAGCTTATTGCCTGGCTGGCGGCCCAAATTGGTCTGCCCGCTTCGGCCGGTGGAATCTTCGTCTCTGGAGGTTCCGTGGCCAATTTGACGGCTATGACGGCTGCGCGCGACCAACGCTTGAAACAGGATGATCGAGGCAAGGGCATCATCTACTTCTCCGACGAAACCCATTTCTGTGTACCCAAAGCCCTCCGGATTCTAGGCTTTTTCGACCACCAAATGCGAAAGATACCATCCGATAAGAAGTTCAGCATGGACGTGGCCAAGCTTGAGGAGGCCATTGTTGCAGATAAAAGCCAAGGCCTGGTCCCATTCCTCATTGTTGCCAACTGTGGCACAACTAATACGGGAGCCATCGACCCCATGGATGAAATTGCAGACTTGGCTCAGGAGCACAACATGTGGCTGCATGTAGACGGTGCCTATGGCGCCTCTGTTGCGTTATCGGGACAATACCGTTCGTTGGTAGCAGGGCTTAGACGCGCCGACAGCGTTGCATGGGACGCTCACAAATGGCTATTCCAGACGTTTGGCTGTGCTATTACACTTGTTCGTGACAGAAAGCATCTAGCAGAGAGCTTTACCCTCAGCGGCGACTATCTGCAAGATACTGTATCCGGAGAGGATCAGCCGAACCTCTTCAACTACGGCATTGAGCTTACACGGCCGGCTCGCCACATGAGACTCTGGTTCTCGTTACGAGTGCTTGGAGCGGACACCGTTGCGCAGATGATTGATCATGGATTTCTAgtcgctgcagctgcagaagccAAGTTGGCGACCCTTGAACATTGGAAGATTACGTCGCCGGCTAGACTAAGCACCATTACTTTCCGATTCTGCCCAGAAGGGATGGATGAGGATACTGCGGATCAGTTGAATGGCATCATTTCTAGAGATGCATTGGAGCAGAATATTGCCATGATCCAAACTACGCAGGTTCATGGCCAGACTAGTCTGCGAGTTTGTTCCATCAATCCGCTTACGACTGTGGCCTGCATGGAGCAGATTATTGAGCAGCTGCATGTCATAGCCTGCAAGAGTGCATTAGAATTGTAG
- a CDS encoding uncharacterized protein (EggNog:ENOG41), giving the protein MRNTEEQGRQNQVLPEAEASTSIQRRAESQVPANQETSSLSPLKLPNEVLCGITGYLDLPERMLLALTCKFLMSLASPERSLPRLDPPRQKEIPSRSAEGHSENLSLPLVFEIAEIKPRA; this is encoded by the coding sequence ATGCGTAACACCGAAGAACAAGGGCGCCAAAACCAGGTCTTGCCAGAAGCCGAAGCTTCTACGAGCATACAGCGGCGGGCAGAGAGCCAGGTTCCGGCGAACCAAGAGACATCTTCTCTATCTCCCCTGAAACTTCCGAATGAGGTCCTGTGTGGTATAACGGGCTATTTGGACTTACCAGAGCGTATGCTTTTGGCATTAACCTGCAAATTCCTCATGTCGCTCGCTTCCCCCGAACGCAGCCTACCACGTCTTGATCCCCCCCGACAAAAGGAGATTCCTTCTCGCTCTGCAGAGGGACATTCCGAAAACCTTTCTCTGCCCTTGGTGTTCGAAATTGCAGAGATTAAACCCCGAGCTTAA
- a CDS encoding uncharacterized protein (SECRETED:SignalP(1-17)), whose protein sequence is MKALLFTFAYALHSVAATSLPIRPDSDESAQASCSSSTFTKVLPQGASIEKVASVPQNGQYGEGAADLNYPYNPTGLPALCAVTVKVVSSNESSYRFGLFLPSSSQWTGRLLAIGNGGFGGGINWLDMGPGTHLGFATVSTDTGHNSATADVTWALNNIDTKSDWGWRAIHGSVQLAKTLTQAYYGASIKYSYYSGCSTGGRQGLKEIQTSPDTFDGALIGAAAWYTSHLNTYVVQLGMYNLPVTDPKHIPLALFSVLGAEVIRQCDGVDGVVDGIVSSPELCNFDYTQIRCKGSASSNCLTDAQIGTAKKIYNDWYSSVDGRWLANGLTYSSEDQWSLYLNGTAPHAFGVEYVQDFLLNDPNWDWRTFNESLVTYAEQNDPGNPTADQVNISPFKNRGGKIIMYHGQADGIVPTRISETYYNRTIDYFGSLQSTQDFFRLFLIPGMQHCALTTVGAPWNIGATFQPTTMATNQWSVPGFKDKQHDALLALVDWVENGNAVDQIVATSWNSLIDPNSGVHAQRPLCPWPQKARYSGSGSVNDAKNWSCA, encoded by the exons ATGAAGGCTCTGCTATTCACCTTTGCGTACGCGCTTCACTCAGTTGCTGCCACTTCACTACCAATCCGCCCGGATTCAGACGAAAGTGCGCAAGCATCATGTAGCTCATCGACGTTTACAAAGGTCCTCCCCCAAGGAGCGAGCATTGAAAAGGTCGCATCCGTACCGCAAAACGGACAATATGGCGAAGGAGCGGCAGACCTCAATTATCCGTATAATCCAACCGGCCTGCCTGCTTTATGCGCAGTAACTGTCAAGGTAGTCAGCTCCAACGAGTCCAGTTACCGGTTCGGGCTGTTTTTGCCCTCTTCTAGTCAATGGACAGGCAGACTCTTGGCCATTGGAAATGGGGGGTTTGGCGGAGGAATCAACTGGCTTGATAT GGGTCCCGGGACGCATCTCGGCTTCGCAACTGTTTCCACAGACACAGGCCATAACTCAGCGACAGCAGACGTCACCTGGGCGTTGAACAATATCGATACCAAGTCAGACTGGGGCTGGCGTGCGATACATGGAAGCGTACAGCTCGCGAAAACACTAACTCAGGCTTACTACGGAGCATCCATCAAGTACTCATACTACAGCGGATGCTCGACTGGTGGCCGTCAAGGGCTCAAGGAAATACAAACGTCTCCTGACACTTTCGACGGCGCCCTTATCGGTGCTGCAGCTTGGTACACGAGCCACCTCAACACCTATGTAGTCCAGCTGGGTATGTACAACTTGCCCGTGACCGATCCGAAACATATTCCACTCGCGCTCTTTTCAGTCCTTGGGGCCGAAGTTATCCGCCAATGCGATGGAGTTGATGGGGTTGTTGACGGCATCGTGAGCAGTCCCGAGCTATGCAACTTTGACTATACCCAAATACGCTGCAAGGGTTCCGCTTCCTCAAACTGTCTTACAGATGCTCAGATTGGAACTGCCAAGAAGATCTACAACGACTGGTACTCCTCAGTGGACGGCAGGTGGCTCGCCAATGGTCTCACTTACAGCTCGGAGGACCAATGGTCCCTCTACCTTAATGGAACTGCCCCGCACGCCTTTGGAGTGGAATACGTGCAAGACTTCCTCCTCAACGATCCCAACTGGGACTGGAGGACATTCAACGAGAGCCTCGTCACTTATGCAGAACAAAACGATCCTGGCAATCCAACAGCTGATCAGGTCAACATCTCCCCCTTCAAAAACCGTGGAGGAAAAATCATCATGTACCACGGTCAAGCCGACGGCATTGTACCCACGAGAATTTCGGAGACGTACTATAACCGCACCATCGACTACTTTGGGAGCCTGCAGAGCACCCAAGATTTTTTCCGTCTTTTCCTCATTCCAGGAATGCAGCACTGCGCCTTGACAACGGTGGGCGCGCCGTGGAACATTGGAGCTACGTTCCAGCCTACGACCATGGCCACGAACCAGTGGTCAGTTCCGGGCTTCAAGGACAAGCAGCatgatgcgctgctggcgctggtggacTGGGTGGAAAACGGGAATGCCGTGGACCAAATTGTTGCGACGAGTTGGAACAGCTTGATAGATCCCAACTCGGGTGTACATGCGCAACGACCTCTTTGCCCTTGGCCGCAGAAAGCAAGATATAGCGGTTCGGGTTCTGTAAATGATGCGAAGAATTGGTCGTGTGCTTGA